Proteins encoded together in one Microbacterium sp. ABRD28 window:
- a CDS encoding DUF779 domain-containing protein: MSEPKPHSRVAVTDAAASLLRTLTAQHGPLMFHQSGGCCDGSAPMCYPVGMFLIGPSDVHLGSLEVGLDEPIEVYISEAQFEYWKYTHLTIDVVPGRGAGFSVEGPTGHRFIIRSRMLVDAELEAFGLAPSA, translated from the coding sequence ATGAGCGAACCGAAGCCGCACAGCCGCGTGGCCGTCACCGACGCGGCGGCGAGCCTGCTGCGCACCCTCACCGCGCAGCACGGCCCGCTGATGTTCCATCAGTCGGGAGGATGCTGCGACGGCAGCGCACCGATGTGTTACCCGGTCGGCATGTTCCTCATCGGTCCCAGCGACGTGCACCTGGGCTCGCTCGAGGTGGGGCTCGACGAGCCGATCGAGGTCTACATCTCCGAGGCGCAGTTCGAGTACTGGAAGTACACCCACCTCACCATCGACGTGGTGCCCGGCCGGGGCGCGGGCTTCAGCGTCGAGGGGCCGACCGGCCACCGTTTCATCATCCGCTCCCGCATGCTCGTGGACGCCGAACTGGAGGCGTTCGGTCTCGCCCCGTCGGCCTGA
- a CDS encoding NAD(P)-dependent alcohol dehydrogenase: MKAVQYREIGRGPEVVEIDVPEPGPGEIRLKVTAAGLCHSDWFLMDLPEEQYIYGLPLTLGHEGAGIVDKLGDGVSGVEVGGAYAVYGPWGCGLCHACAQGAENYCPNAADLGIAPPGLGAPGAMAEYMIVDDPRHLVPLGDLDPVEFVSLTDAGLTPYHAIRAAQHKLYPGATAVVIGAGGLGHVGIQILRAISAAHVIAVDLNDDKLALAAEVGAHETLVSGPDTAVRIRELTGGRGAEAVFDFVGAQPTLDMSREVVAIDGYIHIVGIGGGVLPTGFFSTPFGAAVRAPYWGTRSELQEVFDLARVGEVSVHVERYGIDDAVAAYRRLHEGTVRGRAVVVPS, encoded by the coding sequence ATGAAGGCCGTGCAGTATCGCGAGATCGGAAGGGGGCCCGAGGTCGTCGAGATCGACGTTCCCGAGCCGGGGCCCGGCGAGATCCGGCTGAAGGTGACGGCGGCCGGGCTCTGCCACTCCGACTGGTTCCTCATGGATCTGCCCGAGGAGCAGTACATCTACGGCCTTCCGCTCACGCTCGGTCACGAGGGCGCCGGCATCGTCGACAAGCTCGGCGACGGTGTCTCGGGAGTCGAGGTCGGCGGCGCGTACGCGGTGTACGGCCCCTGGGGATGCGGCCTCTGCCACGCCTGCGCGCAGGGCGCGGAGAACTACTGCCCGAACGCCGCCGACCTCGGCATCGCCCCTCCCGGGCTCGGGGCCCCCGGCGCCATGGCCGAGTACATGATCGTCGACGATCCGCGTCACCTGGTGCCGCTCGGCGATCTCGATCCGGTCGAGTTCGTGTCGCTGACGGATGCCGGCCTGACGCCGTACCACGCGATCCGAGCCGCACAGCACAAGCTCTACCCGGGCGCCACGGCGGTGGTGATCGGGGCAGGCGGTCTCGGGCACGTGGGCATCCAGATCCTCCGTGCGATCTCGGCCGCTCACGTCATCGCCGTCGACCTCAACGACGACAAGCTCGCCCTGGCCGCCGAGGTCGGCGCGCACGAGACGCTGGTGTCGGGGCCGGACACGGCGGTGCGCATCCGCGAGCTGACCGGCGGACGCGGAGCGGAGGCGGTCTTCGACTTCGTCGGTGCGCAGCCGACGCTGGACATGTCGCGTGAGGTCGTCGCGATCGACGGGTACATCCACATCGTCGGGATCGGCGGCGGGGTGCTCCCCACGGGGTTCTTCTCCACACCGTTCGGCGCGGCCGTCCGGGCGCCGTACTGGGGAACACGGTCGGAGCTGCAGGAGGTGTTCGACCTCGCCCGGGTCGGCGAGGTCTCGGTGCACGTCGAGCGCTACGGCATCGACGACGCTGTCGCCGCCTACCGGAGGCTCCACGAGGGCACGGTGCGAGGGCGCGCGGTCGTCGTTCCGAGCTGA
- a CDS encoding aldehyde dehydrogenase family protein translates to MTIVEEGVSSIYAAPGQRGALAAYRPRYGHYIGGEFVEPIKGQYFENISPVNGKPFCEVGRGTSEDIDRAVDVAWRAFEGWKRTTPAERAVILNKIADRIEENLEKIAVAETWENGKPVRETLAADIPLAVDHFRYFAGVLRAQEGSLSQLDEDTVAYHFHEPLGVVGQIIPWNFPILMATWKLAPALAAGNCVVLKPAEQTPASLLFLFEIIGDLLPAGVVNIVNGFGIEAGAPLAQHKRIRKVAFTGETTTGRLIMQYASQNLIPVTLELGGKSANVFFEDVARSTDDAYYDKALEGFTFFALNQGEVCTCPSRALIQRSIYDRFLGDGLDRVSKIVQGNPLDPATMIGAQASNDQLEKILSYIDIGKAGGAKLLTGGERVDLGGDLSEGYYVAPTVFEGTNDMRIFQEEIFGPVVSVTSFDDFDDAIHIANDTLYGLGAGVWSRSGDIAYRAGRAIEAGRVWTNTYHQYPAHAAFGGYKQSGIGRENHLKMLDHYQQTKNLLVSYAEGAMGFF, encoded by the coding sequence ATCTCGCCCGTCAACGGCAAGCCCTTCTGCGAGGTGGGGCGCGGCACCTCCGAAGACATCGACCGGGCGGTGGATGTCGCGTGGCGGGCGTTCGAGGGCTGGAAGCGGACGACGCCGGCCGAGCGCGCTGTGATCCTCAACAAGATCGCCGACCGCATCGAGGAGAACCTCGAGAAGATCGCCGTCGCCGAGACGTGGGAAAACGGCAAGCCCGTCCGCGAGACGCTCGCCGCCGACATCCCGCTCGCCGTCGACCACTTCCGCTACTTCGCCGGTGTGCTGCGGGCACAGGAGGGCTCGCTCAGCCAGCTCGACGAAGACACCGTCGCCTATCACTTCCACGAACCTCTGGGTGTGGTCGGGCAGATCATCCCCTGGAACTTCCCGATCCTCATGGCGACGTGGAAGCTCGCTCCGGCCCTCGCCGCGGGCAACTGCGTCGTGCTGAAGCCGGCGGAGCAGACCCCGGCATCCCTGCTGTTCCTGTTCGAGATCATCGGCGATCTGCTGCCGGCGGGGGTGGTGAACATCGTCAACGGCTTCGGCATCGAGGCGGGGGCGCCGCTCGCGCAGCACAAGCGCATCCGCAAGGTCGCCTTCACCGGCGAGACCACCACCGGGCGCCTCATCATGCAGTACGCGTCGCAGAACCTCATCCCGGTCACGCTGGAACTCGGGGGCAAGAGCGCCAACGTCTTCTTCGAGGACGTCGCCCGTTCCACCGATGACGCCTACTACGACAAGGCGCTCGAGGGCTTCACGTTCTTCGCGCTCAACCAGGGCGAGGTCTGCACCTGTCCGTCGCGTGCGCTGATCCAGCGCTCGATCTACGACCGCTTCCTCGGAGACGGGCTCGACCGGGTGTCGAAGATCGTGCAGGGGAATCCCCTCGACCCGGCGACGATGATCGGCGCGCAGGCGTCGAACGACCAGCTGGAGAAGATCCTGTCGTACATCGACATCGGGAAGGCCGGCGGTGCGAAGCTGCTCACCGGCGGCGAGCGCGTCGACCTCGGCGGCGACCTGTCCGAGGGCTACTACGTCGCGCCCACGGTCTTCGAGGGGACGAACGACATGCGGATCTTCCAGGAGGAGATCTTCGGTCCCGTCGTCTCGGTCACCTCGTTCGACGACTTCGACGACGCGATCCACATCGCCAACGACACCCTCTACGGCCTGGGCGCCGGGGTGTGGAGCCGTTCGGGCGACATCGCCTACCGCGCGGGCCGCGCGATCGAAGCCGGCCGGGTCTGGACGAACACCTACCACCAGTACCCCGCGCACGCGGCGTTCGGCGGATACAAGCAGTCGGGCATCGGTCGCGAGAACCACCTGAAGATGCTCGACCACTACCAGCAGACGAAGAACCTGCTGGTGTCGTACGCCGAAGGCGCGATGGGCTTCTTCTGA
- a CDS encoding FBP domain-containing protein, translating to MHALTEKDIRASFVNASQRERAAVVMPDLAEIDWAERDFLGWRPPKTPLAAYAVIPVDDDLIGIVLRQTEQRTLARTQCAWCEDVTLPNEVVLFSAKRAGRAGRNGNTVGTLVCEHFECSQNVRRLPPPAYLGFDVEAARARRMEALRLRITDFARDLRDNT from the coding sequence ATGCACGCACTCACCGAGAAGGACATCCGCGCGTCCTTCGTCAACGCCTCGCAGCGCGAACGCGCCGCCGTCGTCATGCCCGATCTCGCGGAGATCGACTGGGCCGAACGCGACTTCCTCGGCTGGCGTCCGCCGAAGACGCCGCTTGCCGCCTACGCGGTGATCCCCGTCGACGACGACCTCATCGGGATCGTCCTCCGCCAGACCGAACAGCGCACGCTCGCTCGCACCCAGTGTGCATGGTGCGAGGACGTGACCCTTCCGAACGAGGTCGTGCTCTTCAGCGCGAAGCGCGCCGGGCGCGCGGGGCGCAACGGCAACACAGTCGGAACGCTCGTCTGCGAACACTTCGAGTGCTCGCAGAACGTCCGCCGGCTGCCGCCGCCCGCCTATCTCGGCTTCGACGTCGAGGCGGCCCGGGCGCGCCGGATGGAGGCGCTGCGCCTGCGCATCACCGACTTCGCGCGCGACCTCCGCGACAACACCTGA
- a CDS encoding TetR/AcrR family transcriptional regulator, producing the protein MSPPSAAGRSYRSELRAQQAMQTRRKIVAAAADLFATQGYQATTLAAIARRAGVSAETVKAAASKAELLIAAFEVTFAGTEAAPSLAETEVAADVLDLPDEVFLTTVIRQIGSANARGYALWTVLLGAAASDPVVEAALQGILDRRAADYRRLVDELIARRLVPSSADPPGRAAAVSFLLSPEGYQQLVGQSGWTHEAYLRWAERAVRAEMSASAG; encoded by the coding sequence ATGTCTCCCCCCTCAGCCGCCGGCCGCAGCTACCGCTCGGAGCTTCGCGCGCAGCAGGCGATGCAGACGCGACGGAAGATCGTCGCCGCCGCCGCCGATCTCTTCGCCACGCAGGGCTATCAGGCCACGACCCTCGCCGCGATCGCGCGGCGCGCCGGCGTCTCGGCCGAGACCGTCAAGGCCGCGGCGTCGAAGGCGGAGCTGCTCATCGCCGCCTTCGAGGTCACGTTCGCCGGCACCGAGGCCGCACCGTCACTGGCCGAAACCGAGGTCGCCGCCGACGTGCTCGACCTTCCGGACGAGGTGTTCCTCACCACGGTGATCCGCCAGATCGGAAGTGCCAATGCCCGCGGGTACGCCCTGTGGACGGTGCTGCTCGGCGCCGCCGCATCCGATCCCGTGGTCGAGGCAGCGCTGCAGGGCATCCTCGACCGTCGCGCCGCCGACTACCGTCGGCTCGTCGACGAATTGATCGCACGCCGCCTCGTCCCCTCATCCGCCGATCCACCGGGCCGCGCGGCCGCCGTGTCGTTCCTCCTCTCCCCCGAGGGGTATCAGCAACTCGTCGGTCAGTCGGGCTGGACCCACGAGGCCTACCTGAGGTGGGCGGAGCGCGCCGTGCGCGCCGAGATGTCCGCGAGCGCCGGGTAG